A genomic region of Bacteroides acidifaciens contains the following coding sequences:
- a CDS encoding DUF1735 domain-containing protein, whose amino-acid sequence MKKYISFLFAALLLGTSCTDTRTDYMMGDTAYFPKSDLQKETLYVMNANDHVYDIWIHKAGYYQNKFAGKVELDYNYLVQYNTENGTDYEMLDQKYYSFDRNFVIEAGTDEVAVPLSLKIEQLLQDEGYGVYYVPLSVSSLTPEEDVYVDKSHFILVLDIRKPVLVIDGTEGEQRGNVFLDLSKATTERQIDITAKLDINTMEELVVTYGYDKDADNLLTEEEKSHLLTAGFTYAPSVKIPVGEKYAENYLTLKPAEMRDGKWILPVRVGTTNDKVGSDGNENWLKLTVIKGSLDSKVILEGEYVQGGDIILASDDIPSDKEIADVSAIGDLSYSVQDKYGDNPDWLQVNRANGKICITVTGKNTSTWQERVATIKLVDEETWLEKEIVVRQGMEGCGIILNKSLWSVVGYSDHVSGKESVLGRLFDNFWPTSKAEVGSGSTLSYIEIGSKGSEDDPVQIVFDLGENPHAYNSVGLVPRLQWVGNSPKYMKIEVSDAVLTRSEDITDWTLVGSAKRDAFTKSELDAHDAGNWNDWYTIKQFIKWHNLGENMNHRYIRLSFWDSWYSTHCFDEIFVSEK is encoded by the coding sequence ATGAAAAAATATATAAGCTTTTTGTTTGCAGCTCTTTTATTGGGAACTTCCTGTACCGATACCAGAACTGACTACATGATGGGGGATACCGCTTATTTCCCGAAAAGTGATTTGCAGAAAGAGACCTTGTACGTGATGAATGCCAATGACCATGTATATGATATATGGATTCATAAAGCAGGCTATTATCAGAACAAGTTTGCGGGAAAAGTGGAACTGGACTATAATTATCTGGTTCAATATAACACGGAAAACGGTACGGACTATGAAATGCTGGATCAGAAATATTACTCCTTTGACCGCAACTTTGTTATCGAGGCAGGGACGGATGAAGTGGCAGTGCCGTTGAGCTTGAAAATAGAGCAGCTTCTTCAGGATGAAGGATATGGGGTTTATTACGTTCCCCTGTCCGTAAGCAGCCTGACGCCGGAAGAAGATGTCTATGTGGATAAATCTCATTTTATTTTGGTGCTGGATATAAGAAAGCCGGTATTGGTGATTGACGGCACGGAAGGGGAACAAAGAGGAAATGTATTCCTGGACTTGTCCAAGGCGACTACTGAACGTCAGATTGATATTACAGCCAAACTGGATATTAACACGATGGAGGAATTAGTGGTTACTTATGGTTATGATAAGGATGCAGACAACCTGCTTACGGAAGAGGAGAAGTCTCATTTGCTGACTGCCGGATTTACGTATGCGCCAAGCGTGAAGATTCCTGTCGGTGAGAAGTATGCGGAAAATTACCTGACCCTGAAACCTGCGGAAATGCGGGACGGCAAATGGATACTTCCGGTACGTGTGGGAACGACAAATGACAAGGTCGGTTCTGATGGGAACGAAAACTGGCTGAAGCTGACTGTTATCAAAGGCTCTTTGGACAGTAAAGTTATTTTGGAAGGAGAATATGTGCAGGGTGGCGATATTATCCTTGCTTCGGACGACATACCGTCTGATAAAGAGATTGCTGATGTAAGTGCGATTGGAGATTTATCATATTCTGTTCAGGACAAGTATGGTGATAATCCGGACTGGCTGCAAGTGAACCGTGCAAACGGTAAAATCTGTATTACTGTAACCGGCAAAAACACTTCCACATGGCAAGAGCGTGTTGCTACGATTAAGCTTGTTGATGAGGAGACTTGGCTTGAAAAAGAGATTGTTGTCAGACAAGGTATGGAAGGTTGTGGAATCATCTTGAATAAATCCCTGTGGAGCGTAGTAGGTTACAGCGATCATGTTTCAGGCAAAGAATCTGTCTTGGGCAGGCTGTTTGATAATTTCTGGCCGACAAGTAAGGCAGAGGTAGGTTCCGGAAGCACGTTGTCATACATAGAAATCGGCAGTAAAGGCTCGGAAGATGATCCTGTACAGATTGTATTTGATTTGGGTGAGAACCCTCACGCGTATAATTCGGTCGGATTAGTGCCACGCCTGCAATGGGTGGGCAATTCTCCCAAGTATATGAAGATAGAGGTCAGTGATGCCGTACTGACACGTAGTGAGGATATTACAGACTGGACTCTTGTAGGTAGTGCGAAAAGAGACGCATTTACGAAAAGTGAGCTGGATGCCCATGATGCCGGTAACTGGAATGACTGGTACACTATCAAACAGTTTATTAAATGGCATAACCTTGGCGAGAATATGAATCATCGGTATATACGTTTGTCTTTCTGGGATTCATGGTATAGTACACATTGCTTCGATGAAATCTTTGTCTCTGAGAAATAA